The Candidatus Eremiobacteraceae bacterium genomic sequence ACTTCGAGCTCGACGTTCAACCAATCGTTCAAGCAGTCGTACAACATCTTGAAGTACGACATCGGTCTGAACGTGGACTTCAGCGGCTCGCCGTTCTACATCTACGCAGGCTATAGCGGCGATCGCTATACGAAGAAAGACAACAACGAGCCGATCGATCAGACCCACTCGGGTCCGTACGCCGGCTTGGGCGTCCACTTCTAAACGCTCGCCGGAACCGAGACGAAAGGCGTCCCGTTCGACGGGGCGCCTTTCGCTTATGCCGCGAGGAAACAAAGCCGAACGCCCGCTCGTTAAGCTTAGGAGACGGGACAATCACAGCCCGTCGCGACCAGCGCGGCAGCGCGCCGTTTTGCGCGCTCCGAGCACGGGAAACGATAAGAGGCACTTTCAGAACACAAGACTGACGAGCAACAGATCTCGACGGTATCCTAGGAGGTTCGATCTTGAGAATATTCCAGAAAGCGATGGTCGCAGCGGCCCTGGTGGCGCTCGCGGGAATCGCTCCAAGCTACGCGTATGGCAGCACCGGAACGGCAACATCGGCAACGTCCGGCACGCAAGTCGCGGATGCGATGGCAGATTTCGGCTCCCCGCCCTCGGGCGAGGTGCCTATCATTTTCAACGACCACCACGTGTACGCGAACCCTGACGCGCTGCGTCAAGGACGCGTCCTCGGCGCGATCGTCTCGCACGGTACGCTGCTCGTGCCGCTGCGCAGCATGTTCGAGCAGATGGGCGCCACCGTGTCGTACGATGCGGCGAGCAAGTCCGTCACGGCGCAAAAAGAAGGCGCGCAAGTCCAGGTGACCCTCGGCAAGAACGAGGTCATCATCAAC encodes the following:
- a CDS encoding copper amine oxidase N-terminal domain-containing protein; translated protein: MRIFQKAMVAAALVALAGIAPSYAYGSTGTATSATSGTQVADAMADFGSPPSGEVPIIFNDHHVYANPDALRQGRVLGAIVSHGTLLVPLRSMFEQMGATVSYDAASKSVTAQKEGAQVQVTLGKNEVIIN